A genome region from Hevea brasiliensis isolate MT/VB/25A 57/8 chromosome 9, ASM3005281v1, whole genome shotgun sequence includes the following:
- the LOC110672388 gene encoding PI-PLC X domain-containing protein At5g67130 — protein sequence MGLSESFIFITASVLTCSLATATASACTHGQCGLLEKCSSDQDCESGLYCFYCVEGFSSYKCVRSTATDQFKLLNNSLPFNKYAFLTTHNAYAIDGYPSHTGVPRLTVTNQEDTVTQQLNNGVRAFMLDTYDFRGDVWLCHSFKGHCYDYTAFGPAIDTLKEIEAFLSANPSEIVTIILEDYVQAPKGLTKVFTDAGLMKYWFPVRNMPKNGQDWPLVRDMIKNNQRLLVFTSIESKEKIEGIAYQWNYMVENQYGDGGMQAGSCPNRAESPSLNDKSKSLVLVNYFRTIPMKELTCIDNSRELIDMLHTCYDAAGNRWANFVAVNYYKRSQGGGSFQAVDTLNGKLLCGCDDVHACVPGTSFSAACSTQDKLQ from the exons ATGGGTCTTTCTGAAAGCTTTATTTTTATTACAGCTTCGGTGCTTACCTGCAGTCTTGCCACAGCTACAGCTTCTGCTTGCACCCATGGACAGTGCGGG CTGTTGGAGAAATGCTCATCGGACCAAGATTGTGAATCTGGGCTCTATTGTTTCTACTGCGTTGAAGGATTTTCAAGCTATAAATGTGTGAGATCGACTGCCACAGACCAATTCAAGCTTCTG AATAATTCTCTGCCATTCAACAAATATGCATTTTTGACAACCCACAATGCCTATGCAATTGATGGATATCCATCTCACACTGGAGTCCCTAGATTAACTGTTACTAATCAAGAAGATACTGTCACTCAACAGCTAAAT AATGGAGTTCGTGCCTTCATGCTGGATACCTATGATTTTCGTGGAGATGTATGGCTGTGTCATTCATTTAAAGGACACTGTTATGACTATACTGCATTT GGGCCTGCTATCGACACCCtgaaggaaattgaagctttCTTATCAGCAAATCCATCAGAAATTGTCACAATAATCTTGGAAGATTATGTTCAAGCTCCTAAAGGATTAACAAAGGTGTTCACTGATGCTGGATTGATGAAATACTGGTTTCCAGTAAGGAACATGCCCAAAAATGGGCAGGATTGGCCTCTAGTCAGGGACATGATCAAAAATAACCAGAGGCTACTTGTATTCACATCAATTGAATCCAAAGAAAAAATTGAAGGAATTGCTTACCAGTGGAATTACATGGTTGAAAATCAGT ATGGGGATGGTGGTATGCAGGCAGGGAGTTGTCCTAATAGAGCGGAATCGCCTTCCCTCAATGACAAGAGTAAATCATTGGTGTTAGTAAATTACTTCAGGACTATTCCTATGAAGGAACTCACATGCATAGATAACTCTAGGGAACTCATAGACATGCTTCATACTTGTTATGATGCTGCTGGCAACAGATGGGCAAATTTTGTTGCTGTCAATTATTACAAG AGGAGTCAAGGAGGAGGATCATTCCAAGCTGTGGACACACTAAATGGGAAGCTCTTGTGTGGATGTGATGATGTCCATGCATGTGTG CCTGGAACAAGTTTCTCAGCAGCCTGCTC